In the genome of Oryzias melastigma strain HK-1 linkage group LG19, ASM292280v2, whole genome shotgun sequence, the window gtggctaaataaaaaaactcctgCTGCTGACTCTTAAGTACAGTTATTATGACATTCTTATTGTTATTAAGCCTGAATTTCCTGCCCGAAGACCTTTATCAGACAAAGCTACGATTAAAAcgtctgttctttgatttagcTGCCAATCAAGAATTACTTGAATCAAAAAATGTCCTGCTCTTGAAAGGGAAACTTTCAACCTgtacttttaaaacatgtttttcttttttttcaatttcaatgaCATCTACTCCAGAGCCTCCTGAATGAGCGTGGGAAGGTTGTCTCTGCTCACATGGAAACctacaatggaaaaaaagagctgACGAAGCACAGCTCATAATGGCTATTGTTGGGAAACGGCATTATGTTAAAGACCACTAGGCTATAATGACTCGCAATTTATCTTACTCTGAAAGGCAAGCTTCATCTCAGatcaaagtttcagtttcacacattgtttgttgtgttagcatagTTCCACATCTTTGCTCAGTCAGAAAACGCTTATCATGACTCAGCATGAAACAAAGAGTCTGGCGATCGCAGAAACGAAGGTCAGTCCACCAAGGTTGGGTATAGATAGATAAAGATGGATAGAGGACAATAATCCAAATTaacacaagacaaaaaatacaaaaaagaaagagacaaaaatataaataaataaataaataaaataaataaataaataaattgtgcCTGTCCCTTGCCAGGTCAGTGTGGAGGGTAGTGTCTGGAACAACATAAAACTGATAGTTCAAAGGAGAAGATGGATATATGGATCAATGAACTGATATGGTAgcattgttttctaaaaattttaGGGACTCTCATGGGGTGGAGGTCAATCGTTCATCAGAGGAGCTTAATTTTAATGACAGTTTGCGGagaattaaagcaaaacacagtCATCGCATCCAAGAGGAGGAAGAGATTAAAAATTCTTATATAACTGAACCAGTTGGCTTTGAAACAggataaaactaaataaatgaatggaaaaaaaacatgctcaaACCGTCAGGAAGTGGAGGACAGTTGCAGATGGAGGTGAAAAAGGGGAGGAAGTCAAACCATGGAGGGAGGGGGATATTTGTGCTGGACAAAGAAGATTTCTGTCATTGAGGGGTGTCTCATTtcatgtttgtatgtgtgttggTGGGCAAAGGAAATGTGAGGAGAGGCAGACAAGCTATAGCGATGACGGCGATAGCGGTACGCATTTATCCGTGTTTGTCTATCTCGCTGCCCATTGAAGACGGCGGGACGCAACTTGATATGTTCTAGTGATTCATCAGAGGCCTCTTTGTGTTCTCAACTAGTTCATCCTCAAGTTTATTTAGATTATATGCAGAAGTTTAAGAACTTCTATCTTTGACTCAGAAACATATAAGATCGTAAAGACTTAGTTTTGTTCTGTTGCATAGAATAGCAATGTGGCATCTAAGCTaacaatacatttatatttgtaattaatgtaatttatttatatgtaatttattttttatgtaatgaatacttttttgtaaaatctgcTCAATCAGGCTGACTTAGTGAAAATGGGAAAtctggttaaaaaacaaaaactgaacttgaaaacacaataaactctaaaaatgaaCTTGTTAGTGTGTTAATCATACGGTTAGGTAGCATtacgtaatttttttttttgtcactgtgaAACAGTTAATCAAAATGGCACTAAAACTTgtagaaatacaaagaaaaggGAGGAAgcatcataaaataaacaaaaacttgatGCATATAAAAGCaataattaatgaaaatgaaattatttcattttagacATCGTTTCTCACCTACAGCATCCGATGGCCGCCTCCTTCTCACTTAAGATATTTAGAGCCCTTGGAAGGAAACATAGAGAGATTTCCTGTTAGTGATGTGAATAAGTGTAAGTAAGTGACAGGCAAGGATAGGTTTCCACATCCGCGGTGAGGGGCGAACACGCTCTGCTAATGGTCAGAGCGGCGTGGGCAGAATTGGATGGACAAACTTGCTCTTACCGTCATTAATGGTTCCTCAGGGAGGAGGTTAAATGACCACGATTCGGGATTTAAAACGCGTGTGTGCTGTTGTGTTTATCAGCATTGGAGGCATTTATGGTTACATTCACTGTGTGGAACAAAAGTTGAGAAAGTTGTAGCTTTTTTCTGCAGTCTAACTTGTATTTAGATTTCATtgcaaagctggaaaaaaaatcttcgtTAGATTTAAGTTATTTCATGTTCAGTAACTTTTAACAAGGTtgacatgttagcatttttttaactcaagctccattttttatcttgtttagcattatttaaaactttttttgttcacattttggcatcataacattttaataaagtcaACTGGTGCTTCAAGTTTTCCCCATAGTTATTAGATTAAccttaaattaaaattctttatATTAGCtagctttaaaatgaaatattaatgaACCAGTCAAATGAAAAacgtatttttggtgtttttaatatgtttttaaggcatttttacTATGGAAAACGACATACATAAAGTaagatagcttcaatattgtaatttttgtatcactggtaatgttaggtttggatgtgaggggctgtaagctagtaggatTGTTCTCAGTAACGTAGTAACTACTGAGTCGGTTGATACGATACATGTtccgatacgtatcgcgatgtATCCCAGGACTGTACCACAacaattttccacttttttattaagagtgtgacttaaaaacaaaaaatctatgTTAGTATTAATACGtctttaattgtaataaaatggtaaaattccttttatttaataaacacaacatttagcatagaactgtatctcatatacacgTTGCTGTTACCAAAGCAAATTTTATGgcgctttttttctttagtaaattaagaaatatttgcttttaaagggGACCgtcaacattgtctgatttatacaataaatatgtttccatttaagaaaaaaatagaatgaatgtgcctAGTACATGTTTCAAAacaactgaacatttaacacaagctggtgttctagagctgctcaaagaggatCAATGtgttgtgctgccaactagtggatgggagtttaggtggaaaacaaaagacggTGAAGGACACTCATAAATGATTCactaaatatcgtcttgtcagcaatttaaatcgataaaagtatcggcaaacaaaatattgcaaaattgACTTTTCCTTGCACCCCTAaaagggaagagggggcggggttgctctgtgctaACAGTCtggcccacaactcagaggtgaacttcAGACAAACTTCTGCTCCTTTGCAGAAAcgattttgaagaaaattacagatttttttttttcgttttggctaaaaaataattaattaatgaattaaaagaacactgggaacacagaaaataaatcaaaagatgatccgagtgggtctttaaaatgataaaatacatGTAAGAATGCTGAGATTTACACTAAAACACATGAACTAAAAATGCAAgtcaaatcatttttaatgctCATTAGTAAAtgcatagttttatttttaatcaacaaaGGCCCATATTAGAAACCACGTTTGTCCTCTAATACCGTAAACCACCAAATCTGAGAGTTTAgtcttttgtgttgttgtgcaCTTGTGAAGTGCATGTCAGTTTAGCTATTGAGGTCGTGCCTGAGGGAAGCTTCCACTGTATCAATAATTACATGCACAGAGCTGTGATACAAAGCAGTGATACAAGACATGGCACATGTTGAGACACGAAGCTGATCAAAGCCCCGAGGAGGTCATAAGGAGATATAAAAGTGAAATGTATCACTGGGCTCAATACGTAATTAGTACACAAGAAATATTAATACCTGTGTgagcttgttttcttttggtgaaGATGTTCTAAAgtctttatttactgtttttgacTTTCAAGGATCAAACACCTTTGACACAACCTTCTCACTGAGCCCAACCGACATTGTTGGGGTTAACACCATGTCAGACTTCCCCACTGACAGCATCATCGCCAGTACCACCAGTGCCACCAGTGCCAGTACCAGCAGCAACACCGGCACTATCGGGGAATTTCTGCTCAGAAAAGGGCTGAACGAAAAGCTAATCCCCATCTACTGCTCGATCCTGGCAGCGGTTGTTGTTGGTCTGGTGGCCTTCATCATCTTTAAGAGGTAAAAATCACTCACAGTGTTCTAatggtcttaaaggagccccgtgTCTAAAaacatctgagctggaattcaTTGAAAACAAGACACACATGTACAATATTGTTCATCGAAATtcctgatcaccactagctctgtggagaaattgggtgttagTGTTAgacagggggcggagctttcagcgcagactcttcctgaaaggggcggtctcacgttgtgacatcagcacgtgaggacccgctcgttttcatgggtatgggaggggctggtactcAAAACGTTGCTtgttttcatggtatggcccatttaaatataatctaaagtcacaaaaatggcaaaaaaaaaccagCATAGTAACCACAAGATTAAAGAGGTAGCACAGATTTATGGGCGCTCTACCAATATTGAAAAGTATGGCGTAATTTGGAACATTTCACGGATTGGAAGAATTTATGGAACACCAACACTGAACCTGTGGTCTttcaatcagaggtcgaccgctccacCTCTGCACCATTATGAATGAAGAACTTGATCACTCACATCAGCTGTgacatttatctaaaaaagtaaaaaataaatacatttttaaagattttttttgttaactttgctgaaaaaatacacaaatggcTAAATCTTTCAGTAATCCTTGCAAATTTTTTCTCAAGAAtcattttattagatttatcttgtcatttgttgaaaaaattaGGTAAAAAATTGGGTTATTCACATAAATGAAATCAATATTTAGTGtttaggatgttttattttgaagttaccATCATACGGAAATCATCTTTTTGGGAATTTTAATGTTCTAACTCTCTTCCCTTACATCCACTCTAAATACTAAGTGTACAACATACTTAAATAGTTTATAGTAAAACGCAGTTtgtcagtttatacatttagaaTGGATCCAAACTGGAGGCGAGACGCTGAAGCAGCTTTTTCAGCAGCTGTTTAAAAGGCTTCTCCACAGAGTTTCCCTTTTAATACCCAAAGGAAACTCTGACAGATTTCATCTCAGTTACACCTTAGTTTTATCACCGTATTGATCGTCTAATGGATCTGGCGTGAGGGCACTGAACTGTGGGTTACTCAGCTGTTCTTGGCAGAGAGAACACGACCACAACTGTTTTTCTGTACAGCCTTAGTATTTATGACTACGTCAATAATTCAAAATACTTCTATTTTCCcggaaaataaatgtattttttaaaagtatgttGGTGTTCAACAATCTATCTTTTGCATCTTTCTGGTACTTGACGATAATTTTTAAACGTGGCTGGACTCAAATTTAGGGGTTTATAAATTAAAACGGATTGGTTTGGGTTTTAATGGGTAAAACTGACTGAATGAGTGACTTTTTAAGCCAGTTAATTAGATTAACTTGATTAGTACAACAAATATATACTCTGATTACTtaagttttaatcaaaatattacataatagacttataatttaatatttaccaAGTTTACTTCAAGGCAAAATTTCAGTAAtatgaaatatttcagttttctcaaaaaaaactttattgaggTTGGCATATTTGCTAATAAGCAAGCAATTTGTTTCCTAgtaattaggattttttgtcatataacaaacaaacttttagtTTTCAACAATGGTATTTTTAATAACCTACTAAATAATTGTTGAAcattatatttaacattttttcactgtatattgttcatgttttacattaaaaaactacttaaaacatgttttggacTTTGTGTAAAACCTGTTAAGTTTCTTCAGAACTGAGCTTAACTTTTTCACcttgtaatatatatttttcacttAATGCCACATGATTCTTTGGCTCCTTTCATACAGCCTTCACTGAAGGTTGCTTGTGAGATAACCTTTAGGTCTGCCTGATGTAGTGAGATATGGCAGAAAGACTTTCCCATGACCCGAAGCCTTTTCAAGTGTGGAACATATTAACACGTCTTCAGCTAActtaaaaatccacatttttgttggatcaaataaaaaataattgatatttAGTTCATATATTTGGATTTGACTGATTTTTGTGCAGATGGAATAGCTGCAAACAGAACAAGCAGGGAGCCAACAACAGCTCAACCAACCAGAACCAGACGCCGTCACCCGAAGGGGAGAAGCTGCACAGTGACAGTGGCATCTCTGTGGACAGTCAGAGCCTGCAGGAGCAACAAGGCCAGACTCAGACGCACACAGGTGAAAACACCTGGAACACAGCAACACATTTCTCAAGTCATTACCTCCATGGTAATGTGGGTCCAGCAAGTAAATTGGTAATTAATAAGAAGCTGGACATGCTAACATGTGTATTTTCATGAGTTAGTCTTCAATCTGAACTGTCATGTTTGTTAATTGGAGGCCTCCTTGACCTTATCCCTGACCATTTATATCACACAGTAATTTGTAAGGACTATTTTCCTAGCAATTTATAAGATTTACATGCTTTTACAATGTACTTtgtataacaaaaaatattccaaaagttaaaatatttatctatatttttttgttacttaatttaaaaattttctttgaagtatctttttttaacagcttgAATTAAAATACTTGAGAGGCTGAAACCCTTGGAACAAAcaacatcaataaaaaatgttctgtttggaGCTGGAAAAAATGACTGAACACCTGACACCTCTTTGAAATGTCACATGctgaaatgcttttaatttgaaattttcacaaaaacaaactgtacaGGCcttcagcaaaacaaaaaggcaCTTTAAGTGCCTTGTAGTTAATTATTCCCCCTTTAAATGTCCTGAGTTTAAGGGATTCTAgttaaaaacaagcattttttttgttgttgtttcttacATTTAAGGTGTCGTTACTGCgaagaaataaaaagctaacCTTTAGTACGTTTACCGGCAGGAGGCATGCAGGAAACCAGGTGtccaatatttattaaatatacttcagttaaaaaataaaaaaatatattttttacaaacttcTTGATACTTTTTGTTTagatattttcacatttttctcaacGTGGTAATAATGGAATCAACTGAAAAAAGAATGATAATGCTGGTTGCTACAAAAGTTTAATAATTCGATAAAAACGTGTtctggagtttttaacatgttttttttttttttggtatttctcCAAttatggaagacatatataaacaaagataagcttaaaattgaatttctgactttttctttattcaaattgttgtgaattaggagcagatgaacaaaaatctgtttgaaaaagagctcatTTATGACGGATggtctctgctccattctgataaaaCCCCTTGTAGACTTtggagctaaatcggggccagtattatttgaaacccaaatgaattaaattgaaaagaatattggtgtttggtcaaaaaaagtctaaatatccaaaaacttcttgctattcaaaaataaacatagttatgttttgttttttaggtttcaaaactcaaaatttcaatttcaaaacttatttttcagtttcaaatccttttttttactttcaactctttttttatttcgtttacgaatctgaaagtttcagttacaaaacttttggccccgttgtggcgcgttggggcggggctaacacgaggaccaatccaaatcgatgagggtgggaCTTCAGTTccgatgcgttcactgactctgacaACTGTAATAATTACAATCAGAAAATGTCAGTTTAGTCTGTACTAACATCATCTGAAGTTGTTCAAcaactaagtttatttttgaatagcaaaaagttttggacatttatattatattatatattttatcgTCTGAGCTGActaaaaactgtacggctggatagctccaatattgctcgccatttttatgGCATtggtaatgctaggttggggttgtgaggcgctgtaagctagcaggagaacgtGTAAATAGACAGTTCTTAGTAACAAAGAGGGGAacaggggcggggttgctcttcACCAGCACtattgaaaatagatcaaaagatgatcagagtgggacttaaaatgctttttttccagttatatAAAACAACATATTCCTCTATATTATTTTCAatgtgatgctaaattaaattaatttaatggtacataaaaatgttaaatttaccttttaccagtttttttttttttatattccatCAAATTGTCAAGTGAGAAACCTAGAAAAGTGATATTTGCTCTACTGTTGTAGTTTAAGGTATACTGAGAAACATTTCTTAATTAATTGTAATGGATGATCTCGTTTTCTCTCAGTTGTCTCCATGGATGAAGAGCCTTGTTTGCTTCTTCCCCTCATCACCCGAGAGAAGCTGGAGACGCTTCTGTTCAGAGGCAGCGAAGGCAAACACTGCAGCCACATGCAGGACAGCGACTGGTACAACCTGGCGGGCCTTCTGGGATACGAGAGTGAGCGGATCGCAACTTTCCAGCAGGAGGAGCATCCAGTCCGGGCGCTGCTGTCCGACTGGGCGAGGAAGGACTGCGCCAGTATCGACGCCTTGTGCGCGGCGCTGCGTAAAATCAACCGCGAGGACATCGCCCAGAGCCTGGCCGTCAGCCCGACCGTTGCAAAGTCCAACGCCACTTCTGTGGTGTGAACCGAACTGTGAGCGGAGGCGTAAACCCCTGAACCTTAATCACATTCGAAAACTTCGACATTCAACCAAAACTTgatgaatcgttttttttttaactgccaGAAACTCCTCGCCTTATAactcttacatttaaatgtctttacAAACAAGATCCTACATTTCAAACTTTAGAGTCATTCCAAT includes:
- the ngfrb gene encoding nerve growth factor receptor b, yielding MQRQYRMKSALITILIGVVGALAETKDCPSGKYTKNGECCKQCPPGEGVVAPCGAKQTKCSPCLDSETFSENYSHTEMCQNCTKCKVLQRMDTPCTDSNDAVCVCDYGYYMNKIVMYCLPCTRCPKGKGVLENCRFDRDTICEVCEMDSFSDQESSRDPCMPCTTCEEEGVLKDCSPISDTVCNGSNTFDTTFSLSPTDIVGVNTMSDFPTDSIIASTTSATSASTSSNTGTIGEFLLRKGLNEKLIPIYCSILAAVVVGLVAFIIFKRWNSCKQNKQGANNSSTNQNQTPSPEGEKLHSDSGISVDSQSLQEQQGQTQTHTVVSMDEEPCLLLPLITREKLETLLFRGSEGKHCSHMQDSDWYNLAGLLGYESERIATFQQEEHPVRALLSDWARKDCASIDALCAALRKINREDIAQSLAVSPTVAKSNATSVV